Proteins from one Terriglobus tenax genomic window:
- a CDS encoding dipeptidase, protein MKIVRFLLIATTTLNLAIASPGQQESRKKTMQQDPAKVHAEALVIDTHADTPQRFVDEHWDFLAPLNGGMINYESAKKGNLDALFFSIWVDPSQFPANRSAVRTLSLIDGVLEQVRLHPAQMSLCRTPDEIVAAHKVGKFAACMGIEGGHSIENNLGLLRDYYRLGVRYMTLTWSNTNDWADSSGDMDDPAVKHHNGLTEFGKQVVAEMNKLGMMVDVSHVADKTFWDVIEVSKSPIIASHSSARALTQSTRNLTDDQIHAVAKNGGVVMVNFFPAFIDEKWRQAWNASRPERQKEQDALEAECHAKGIPVSYAASDAIDRKYAAKIGRAPLESLIDHFDHVIKIAGIDHVGIGTDFDGIPQPPAGIDSAADLPKITAALMARGYSAADMKKLLGGNLLRVFREVQAKADPSFQ, encoded by the coding sequence ATGAAAATTGTTCGCTTCCTCCTGATCGCGACCACAACCCTGAATCTGGCCATCGCCTCGCCGGGCCAGCAGGAATCTCGAAAGAAGACCATGCAACAGGACCCCGCCAAAGTTCACGCCGAAGCTCTTGTGATTGATACCCATGCCGACACGCCGCAGCGCTTTGTCGACGAGCACTGGGACTTCCTGGCCCCGCTCAACGGTGGCATGATCAACTACGAGTCGGCAAAGAAGGGCAACCTGGACGCCCTGTTCTTCTCCATCTGGGTGGACCCGTCCCAGTTTCCGGCAAACCGGTCCGCCGTGCGGACCCTGTCGCTGATTGACGGTGTTCTGGAGCAGGTGCGTCTGCACCCGGCTCAGATGTCGCTGTGCCGTACTCCGGATGAGATCGTCGCCGCGCACAAGGTCGGAAAATTCGCCGCCTGCATGGGCATTGAGGGCGGCCACTCGATTGAGAACAATCTGGGTCTGCTGCGCGATTACTACCGCCTCGGCGTCCGCTACATGACGCTGACCTGGTCCAACACCAACGACTGGGCCGACAGTTCCGGCGACATGGACGACCCCGCCGTGAAACACCACAACGGCCTGACGGAGTTCGGCAAGCAGGTCGTCGCGGAGATGAACAAGCTGGGCATGATGGTCGACGTCTCTCATGTTGCCGACAAGACCTTCTGGGACGTCATCGAGGTCAGCAAATCGCCCATCATCGCCTCACACTCTTCGGCACGTGCGCTGACGCAGTCCACACGCAACCTGACCGATGACCAGATTCACGCCGTCGCCAAAAACGGAGGCGTGGTGATGGTGAACTTCTTCCCTGCCTTCATCGACGAGAAGTGGCGCCAGGCATGGAACGCCAGCAGGCCGGAACGGCAGAAAGAGCAGGACGCCCTGGAAGCCGAATGCCACGCCAAGGGGATTCCCGTCTCCTATGCCGCGTCGGACGCGATTGACCGCAAGTATGCGGCAAAGATCGGCCGCGCTCCCCTGGAGTCGCTGATCGACCACTTTGACCATGTCATCAAGATTGCCGGCATTGACCATGTCGGCATCGGCACAGACTTCGATGGCATACCGCAACCACCAGCGGGAATCGACTCCGCCGCCGACCTGCCAAAGATCACCGCAGCACTGATGGCGCGCGGCTACTCCGCCGCCGACATGAAGAAACTACTGGGTGGAAACCTGCTGCGTGTCTTCCGCGAAGTGCAGGCGAAGGCCGACCCATCCTTCCAGTAA
- a CDS encoding peptidylprolyl isomerase, translating into MVRAFVLSVSLAVSAFAQQQTTPAPKPVDDLPDTPSTTANIVQEAKPNGPTAVIDTSMGRLTCQFFQKEAPITVANFIDLANGTKDWADPLSQERKHNTRFYDGTTFHRVIPRFMIQGGDRAGNGTGDPGFMFNDELTPALTFNQPGRLAMANSGPGTNGSQFFVTEAPVMELNGKHTIFGQCDAHSVVVVQTIARVPTNSQDKPLTPVTINKVTIVPEGQPLPPDPMPAPAAVTPAPTAQ; encoded by the coding sequence ATGGTTCGCGCTTTCGTCCTTAGTGTTTCGCTCGCAGTCTCCGCCTTCGCCCAGCAGCAGACAACGCCCGCGCCCAAGCCGGTCGATGACCTGCCGGACACGCCCAGTACCACGGCCAACATCGTGCAGGAGGCCAAGCCGAACGGCCCAACGGCCGTCATTGACACCTCTATGGGGCGGCTGACCTGCCAGTTCTTCCAGAAGGAAGCCCCCATTACCGTTGCCAACTTCATTGACCTGGCCAACGGCACCAAGGACTGGGCCGATCCGCTCAGCCAGGAACGGAAGCACAACACGCGCTTCTACGACGGCACCACCTTCCACCGCGTCATTCCGCGGTTCATGATCCAGGGCGGCGACCGCGCCGGCAACGGCACCGGCGACCCCGGCTTCATGTTCAATGACGAGCTGACCCCGGCGCTGACCTTCAACCAGCCCGGCCGGCTCGCTATGGCCAACTCCGGCCCCGGCACCAATGGCAGCCAGTTTTTCGTTACCGAGGCTCCGGTGATGGAGTTGAACGGCAAGCACACCATCTTTGGCCAGTGCGACGCGCATTCGGTGGTCGTCGTGCAGACCATTGCCCGCGTCCCGACCAATTCGCAGGACAAACCTTTGACGCCGGTGACCATCAATAAGGTCACCATCGTCCCCGAGGGCCAGCCCCTGCCTCCGGACCCCATGCCGGCGCCTGCCGCTGTAACGCCCGCGCCAACAGCCCAGTAA
- a CDS encoding peptidylprolyl isomerase produces the protein MSRTPGTYAVFNTTEGTIVCRLFEKDAPETVANFIGLAEGTKDWTSPSKKGAKLYDGTIFHRVIPDFMIQGGDPEGSGMGGPGYRFADETKGSPHGFQEKGKLAMANAGPNTNGSQFFITVAPTTWLTGRHTIFGEVVEGYDLVEKISKVPTGAMDRPKKDVQIESLVIERVA, from the coding sequence ATGTCACGTACCCCCGGCACCTACGCCGTTTTCAATACCACTGAGGGCACCATCGTCTGCCGCCTGTTCGAGAAGGACGCGCCGGAGACCGTTGCCAATTTCATCGGTCTGGCCGAAGGCACCAAGGACTGGACCTCGCCGTCGAAGAAGGGCGCCAAGCTGTACGACGGCACCATCTTCCATCGCGTGATTCCTGACTTCATGATCCAGGGTGGCGATCCGGAAGGCTCCGGCATGGGCGGCCCCGGCTACCGCTTTGCAGACGAGACCAAGGGCAGCCCGCACGGCTTCCAGGAAAAGGGCAAGCTGGCGATGGCAAATGCAGGCCCCAACACCAACGGCAGCCAGTTCTTCATCACGGTTGCCCCCACCACATGGCTGACCGGCCGCCACACCATCTTCGGCGAAGTGGTCGAGGGCTACGACCTGGTCGAGAAGATCAGCAAGGTCCCCACCGGCGCAATGGACCGTCCGAAGAAGGATGTCCAGATCGAGTCGCTGGTGATCGAGCGCGTCGCATAA
- the mdh gene encoding malate dehydrogenase, with amino-acid sequence MRKKITIVGAGNVGATAANWIVEKELGDVVLVDVAEGIPQGKALDLLEAMPIEKRDCSVIGTNDYAETTNSDVVVITAGIPRKPGMSRDDLLQTNFKIMSDVVSKVIAVSPNSILVVVSNPLDAMAQTAFKLSGFPRERVIGMAGVLDSARFRTFIAEELHVSVENVTAFVLGGHGDTMVPLPRYSTVAGIPITELIPADRVEALVQRTRDGGAEIVKYLKTGSAFYAPSAAAVEMVEAILKDKKKILPCAVYLEGEYGISGLYVGVPVKLGEKGVEQIIEIKLTADEQAALNRSADSVKELCGVIGMA; translated from the coding sequence ATGCGGAAGAAGATCACGATTGTTGGTGCAGGCAATGTAGGCGCAACCGCGGCAAACTGGATTGTAGAAAAAGAACTCGGTGACGTAGTGCTTGTTGACGTAGCCGAAGGCATACCCCAGGGCAAGGCGCTGGACCTGCTGGAGGCCATGCCGATTGAGAAGCGCGACTGCTCGGTGATTGGCACCAACGATTACGCGGAGACGACAAACTCTGACGTGGTGGTCATCACGGCAGGCATTCCGCGCAAGCCGGGTATGAGCCGCGATGACCTGTTGCAGACCAACTTCAAGATCATGAGCGACGTGGTGAGCAAGGTGATAGCCGTCTCGCCAAACTCCATCCTCGTCGTCGTCTCCAACCCCCTGGATGCCATGGCGCAGACCGCCTTCAAGCTCAGCGGCTTCCCGCGCGAGCGGGTTATCGGCATGGCGGGCGTGCTGGACTCGGCCCGGTTCCGGACGTTTATTGCCGAAGAGCTTCATGTCTCGGTGGAGAACGTTACGGCCTTTGTCCTTGGCGGCCACGGCGACACCATGGTGCCGCTGCCGCGCTACTCGACGGTGGCTGGTATTCCCATCACCGAGCTGATTCCGGCAGACCGTGTGGAGGCGCTGGTGCAACGCACCCGCGACGGAGGCGCGGAGATTGTGAAATACCTGAAGACCGGCTCGGCGTTCTATGCCCCCTCAGCCGCTGCAGTGGAGATGGTCGAGGCCATCCTGAAGGACAAGAAGAAGATTCTGCCCTGCGCCGTGTACCTGGAGGGCGAATACGGCATCAGCGGACTCTACGTCGGTGTGCCGGTCAAGCTGGGAGAGAAGGGCGTGGAGCAGATCATCGAAATCAAGCTGACAGCCGACGAACAGGCCGCGCTGAATCGCAGTGCGGATTCGGTGAAAGAGCTTTGTGGCGTGATTGGGATGGCTTGA